CCTTGGTGACCTCGACGGAGCCTCCCCTCTTGTTTATGAAGTTCACCGTCGCCGTCTCTCCAGGGCCGAGGTCGACGGTGGCTTTAGATCCCTCGATGGAGGCGGCTCCGTTTACATCCGCGAGGGTCCAGCCTTCGGGGATGATCTCTTCAATGGTGTAGGTTCCAGGCACCAGAAGTCCCGATGCGTTCGTCTCGCCATCCTTTAGGAGGATCTTTTGGTCGGCGTAGCTTGCAGCAAACTCGAAGACCTCGCCAGACCCTTTCTGCTCTGTGACCTTCCCGACCACGATGGATCCGAGCTTAATGTTGGTGAAGTTCACCGTCGCCGTCTCCCCTGGGCCTAGGTTGACGGTGGCTTTTGATCCCTCGATGGAGGCGGCCCCGTTTATATCCGCGAGAGTCCAGCCCTCGGGGATGATCTCTTCAATGGTGTAGGTTCCAGGCACCAGAAGTACCGACGCGTTCGTCTCGCCGTCCTTGAGGAGGATTTTTTGGTCGGCGTAGCTCGCCTCAAACTCGAAGACCTCGCCAGACCCTTTCGGCTCTGTGACCTTCCCGACCACGATGGATCCGAGCTTAATGTTGGTGAAGTTCACCCTCGCCGTCTCTCCAGGGGCGATGGTAACTTTTATGAAACCGTCCCCCGAGGAGAAGTCGTCGTGCCAGCTGGTGGCGTCGGAGCTGTACTGGGCCGATGCCGCCCCCTCCACCCCGATGCTGGATAGGTCCCAGCCCAACGCCTCCTCCTCTCCAATGACGTAGCTTCCCGGAGGGAGGCCTCCGAACGTCTCGGCCTCACCCCCTGCCAGGGTGAACTCGGTCGGGCCGTATGAGAGGCGGAGGTTGAAGGCCTCCGGGTCCCCCAACGGCTCCGTCTCCTTGATGACGGTGATGCTGCAGGTCTGGGGCTGGATGGTTAAGTTGATCAGAGCGAGGCCATTACATGCGGGGTAGGCCTTGACTCCGGCGAGGACCGAAACGGTGACGTTGGTGGGGCAGTTCACATCGGGGGCCGTCCATACGAACTGGTGGCCAGATGCCCCCTCATGGCTGCCGCAGCTTTTTGTCCCACAGCAGCTCGGATCATCACAGCAGGCAGGATCGCTGCAGCAGGAAGCCTCCCAGTCGAAGATGAAAAGATCAGGATCTAAGTCGGTGGTGAACGTATAGGTCTCGCCAGCATAATAAGCGGCCGGAACCTCTGCGTAGACCCCTGGAAAGAGGAGGAATATAATTAGAAGCAATGCGAAGGTGAAAGGAGATATCGCCCCTCTCTTCCCAGAACGGCGAGTTATCCGATCACTTCCCATAAGAAGGGAGTTCGTTTCCATCTCCATCGGTCCTCCTCGGCCCATATCCTCAGAAGGCCACATTTATCGATGCCTCAGGAACTTTCAAGATCGATAGCGTCATATCATCGCTTGTGCTGAAGGTGCCGCAGGGGCCAATCCCGACGGCCGTCAGGGTGATATTAACCCTCCCCGCCTCCCTGTCCCCATCGCTGGGGTGGTAGCGGGTGCTGAGCCCCCCATCCGGCTCAAAGTGGCCTGTGCCCGAAGTCGTCCAGAGGTATGTGGCAGGACCACCCGAATTCGACCCAGCTATCAGGATCTGCTCTTCCGTCTCGCATATGTAGAGGTCCGCCCCCGCCGAGACCGCCGGCCTCCTCTGAACCAGGACCGTCGTCTTCGCTTCGGTCTCGCAGCCTTCTTCATCGACGACCTTCAGCGTATAAGTCCCAGCGTTGGCCAGGGTGGCAGGATAGATGGTGGTGTTCTGCAGGCTGCTCGCGAACCCCTCGGGGCCGGTCCAGGAGTAGCTGATCAGGCCGTCGGGGCCGCCATACAAGTTGATCGTCGATCCCTCACAGACGGGAGAGTTTGATCCTGCCGTCGCTTGAACTGCTGGATTTACGGTGACATCCTTGACTATGAAGCCGGTGCATCCATGCGAGTCCGTTACGGTGAGCCGAACGGGATAGGTCCCCGGGGCCGGGAAGGTGTACTCGGGGCTCTGCATTGAGCTATCTATAGCGCCGCCGCCGTCGAAATCCCAGCTCTGCGCCGTGATCGTCGGCATGACGTCGGCCGTTGGCGTTGCCGTCGAGAGGTCCGAGAACTGAACTTCGAACCCGCACCCCTGGGCGTAGCTGAAGTCTGCAACCGGGGGGGCCCAGACGTAGTAGCTCTGGGATTTCGTCGAGACTACGCCTTTATTGTCCGTCACCCTCAGGGTGACCGTATATCTTCCTGGAGAGGCGTAGGTTTTGGGAGGGGGGTTGCAGGGAGAGGCTGAAGAGCAGCTGTAGGTGGTGGCGTCGCCGAAGGTCCAGACCGACGAGGCGTAGGGCTTGTAGCCCCCGGTGGTCAGGTCGGTGAACTGGATCGATCCTCCAAGGCAGACATTGAAGCCCGAAAAGTTGGCGATGAGCGAAG
The sequence above is drawn from the Methanothrix harundinacea 6Ac genome and encodes:
- a CDS encoding PKD domain-containing protein is translated as MKSRSIAYILVILGISQALLADGQSSWDPWCNYPGGSCTANDISVTRVYLAQNSPSSVTLMGTFSLNLATDRYCPYSVVDIYRGDGVTPIKLKHVTWLTTLSGGTSPQEIPLATITRPPDEPIVLKNIYVQWSASKSTCGDNCNNYQSSKCYKDPGPLVVPASLIANFSGFNVCLGGSIQFTDLTTGGYKPYASSVWTFGDATTYSCSSASPCNPPPKTYASPGRYTVTLRVTDNKGVVSTKSQSYYVWAPPVADFSYAQGCGFEVQFSDLSTATPTADVMPTITAQSWDFDGGGAIDSSMQSPEYTFPAPGTYPVRLTVTDSHGCTGFIVKDVTVNPAVQATAGSNSPVCEGSTINLYGGPDGLISYSWTGPEGFASSLQNTTIYPATLANAGTYTLKVVDEEGCETEAKTTVLVQRRPAVSAGADLYICETEEQILIAGSNSGGPATYLWTTSGTGHFEPDGGLSTRYHPSDGDREAGRVNITLTAVGIGPCGTFSTSDDMTLSILKVPEASINVAF